The sequence TCCATCATATACAAAAACACCATAATTCTCGGGTCTAATATAATTCCTGAAGCCAATCCTATGCTCAAGAACACTCCTGTTAATGCCCAACATGCCCACCACATAATCCCTAGGAGGCAATGTACCACTCATTAAGATAACCCCATTGGCATTATTAAGTACAGGACTGCCTATTATCGAAGGATCAATGCATTTGTAAACCAGGGAAAAGCCCTGCTCATCCCTCGTAAGAAACATGCCAAAGCCACTCACCTTATTAAGTATGGCCTTATGAAAGTCTAATATGCGAGACAACGGTGTGTATGGTATTGGAACCCCAACACTTCTTTTTTTCTTTATTATTTCATAGTAGGCCTCGCTAATTGCCTGGAAGTCCTCAAAGAATTGAAGAACATCACCGAGCTCTAGAGATACCATGTTCTCCTCCTCGAGGACCTTACCCAACTTAACCATGTATGATTGAAGACTCCTCAATATCCTCAGCGTCCTATTTCTCAATTCCTCATCATCGATGAACCTCTTGACTTCGGCCATAGAGGATGTTATTGACGTTAATGCCAAGTTAACCGTGTTTAAGCTACTTATGGCATCAGGTAGGTTGTGTGCCTCATCAATTATTAACACAGAATTCTTAATATCAATATTCACGGTCTCGGGTTTACTAATACTAAATACGTAGTAATAGGTCATGATCCCAACCCTAGCCCTCTCCAGGTAATCCTTAGACACTTCATATGGGCAGACACCTGATGAACAAAGTGATGATACGTACTCATTAATATTACCTGCCTTGTCAACTACGTAGGTCATCACATTATCAATATTAATCCTCCTCATGCCGGTATAATAGGGACACTCATCACTGGACCTGAGCAGTCTGCATTCTTCGAGGAACTCCTCATAGGGAAGCCTACGCGTACTAACCATACAGCACATGTCTGGTCTATTCCTAATCACTGCGTAACCAACGTCAACACCCCTATCCCTCAACCTACGTAATTCCCTAATTGGGGCTTGAGCCTCATTCTTAGTCCTCACAAGGAATAGAGCTCTGGTACCACTCTCCTCAGAGTAGGCCAGTGAGGCTGCCAATGCGCTGGCGGTCTTGCCGACCCCCGTTGGCGCCTCAATCAACGCGACCCTACCACTCGACAATGCATCATATATAGTCTTCGCTATCTCCCACTGGTATTTCCTGAATGTATCGTATGGGAAATACCTCCTGATCAATGATTCAATGCCGGACACCTTGGAATACCAATAAATAGAATTAATACTTGATTTAAAAACCTATGATGTGGATTACATCACATGACTATTGACAATGCCGCAAAAGTGTTTAAAGCCATTAAAACCATTGATAACTCAGGCAATGAAGAGCATTAACACAGCCCTCAATAGGTTAAAGCCCACGAGGACCATATCAGGGGTAGTCCCAGTGGCCATAATGGTTGGGCCCGTGGCATGCCCATTCAACTGCACATACTGTCCCGGCGGGAAAAAGACGAATACACCAAAGAGCTACCTTCCGGATTCGCCGGTTGTCCTCAGGGCAACTCCGTTAAATTACGACCCATATAAACAAGTCATAGCCAGGATAAGGCAGTACGAAGCTCTCCATCACCCAGTATCGAAGGTCGAGTTAATAATCATGGGGGGTACCGTGACCTCACTACCCGAGGACTATCTGGAGTGGTTTATTGGTAATGCCCTCAGGGCAATCAATGATTACCCCTTCATGGGCACAGGCTCAACTGATAATCCAAGTATTGAAATGGAACATAGGCGTAATGAGAGGGCGAGGGTTAGGGTTGTGGCCCTTGAACTAGAGACAAGACCTGATTTTGCTAAGCCGAGACACATAGATTTAATGCTCAGGTTAGGCTTCACGAGGGTTGAGATTGGGGTTCAGTCGATATATGATGATGTATTAAGAGCAGTTAGGAGGGGCCACGGTGTTAAGGAGACGATTGAAGCAACGCAGTACCTGAAGGATGCAGCTTACAAGGTCTGCTACCACATAATGCCCGGCCTCCCAGGCTCAACGCCAGATAGGGACCTCGAGATGATTAAGACGGTATTCAACGACCCAAGCTTCATGCCCGATTGCGTTAAGGTTTACCCAACCTTCGTTGTCAAGGACACCGAGCTATACGAGGAGTGGTTGAAGGGGCTATACAGGAGTTATGATGAGGAGACCTGGCATTGGTTATTGGCTAACATCATGGCGTCAATCCCCAGATGGGTCAGGGTTATGAGGTTTGGCAGAGACATACCACTTCACTGGGTTGTTGATGGACCAAAAATAGGTAACATGAGGGAGGTAGTGCTTAGGGACATGGAGAAACTAGGCCTTAGTTGCATGGAGATTAGGTGCCGTGAGGTTGGTCATAAGTACGTAAAGAGGGGCCTTGTACCAACGCCGAGGAGACTAATGATTAATAGGGTTGATTACGATGCCTCCGGAGGTCACGAGGTTTTCCTGGAGGTTATTGATGAAGATGACACGCTCTACGGAATACTAAGGCTCAGAATACCAAGCAATAATGCACACAGGTCTGAGATTAAGATCGGTAGGGCGGCCTTAATCAGGGAGTTACATGTTTACGGCCCTGAACTACCGGTTGGTAGCAAGGCAACTGACCTATTCTGGTGGCAGCACCGTGGCATTGGCAGGGCATTAATGGCAAGTGCTGAGCACATAGCCCTTGATGAGTTCAACGCCTATAGGATGTTTGTGATATCCGGCGTTGGCGTTAGGGAGTACTATAGGATGCTTGGTTATAGGAAGTACTCAGGTAGTTTCTACATGTTTAAGGACCTTAGGAAATCCATATTAAATGATGTGGACTTAAATTCTGAGGTTATTCAAGGCGGTGAGGAATTAATAACGGGTTGACTATGAGCGAGTTAAGAGTAACAATTGCACAGATAAGGAGGTTTGGTAATTACCGTGATGGCGTGACTTGGCTAAATAGTAACGCTAGGGAATTATCCACAGATTTGATAATACTGCCAGAAAATTGGGTTGGAATCAAGGTGTTGAGTGAGGATGAGTTTAATGACTACATAGGGCTACTTAAGGACTTGGCAAGGGGCATTAATGCCTTGATCATTGGTGGGGCTGCCTATGTCAATACCGATGGTAAAAACACGAGTATATGCCCAATGGTCAATGGGAGGGGACTCATTAATTACTCAGAGAAGATATACCCATCAAAAGCCACTGGTGAAAGAATGGAAATAAGCGCCGGCAGGAGACTGGGCATTGTGGAGCTTGGCAATTGGCGGATCGGCTGCATAATATGTGTTGACGCGGTATATCCAGAATTGGTAAGGCGCATAGCCATGCATGGCGCCGACTTAATCACAAACCCCAGTAGCATAAGTGCAGATAGGGCGCAGTTATGGAGAAGCCTAGGGCTTATTAGGGCATTCGAGAACTCAACCTACTTCGCATCAGCGATGGGGACTGGGTATAGGTATCCGGATGGGCGTGATGTGCTTGGCGGTGGCTTCGTGGCATCGCCCAATGGTGAACTTACATTAAGTATTGAACTAGGAGCTGAGGGATTGTTCACAACAGTACTTAACCGCTACGAACTTGAATACGCAAGGGCAAGGAGGGGGTATATTAATGATTTGAGAGATAGTTCGTTAATTAATAGTATTGTGTTAGAAATCGTACGTGCCTAGGTTATTGACTTCGCAATATCTTGGCTTATAACACCCTTCTTCGTTAGGGTCCTTAAGAGCTGCCTAAAGGCAACTACCCTCTGGATATTGTTTGCACCTTCATAAATCTCCGTTATCTTAACATCCCTAAGGAACCTCTCGATACCAGTCTCATGAATAACACCAACACCACCGTGAATATCGATTGCCTTAGAAACTATCTTCTCAGCAACCTCAGTGGTGTAGAACTTCGCCAGGCTAGCCACGTACTTAAACTCCTCCTTACCCTGGTCAGCCAGGTAGGCGGCCAAGTACACCAGGTACCTAGCCGTCATTAACTCAGCCATCATCTCAGTAAGCGTGAATTGAATGGCCTCAAAGCTGGCCAGGTACTGACCAAAGGCTGTCCTTTGAAAGGAGTATTGGAAGGCCCTCTCAAAGGCTGCCTGCGCCATACCAAGCCCTTGAGCAGCAACGCTAACTCGCGTCCTATCATAGGTCTCCATGGCTATTATGAACCCCATGCCAACCTCACCAACCCTGTTTTCATCAGGAACCTCAACGTCATCAAAAATAACCTCCATGGCATGGCTGCCCCTTAAACCCCTCTTCTCGAACTTAGTGCCGATCTTGAGGCCCTGTGCACCCTTCTCAACCACGAAGGCCGTTATGCCAAACCAACGTCTATTTGGTTGTGGTTCACTGGTTCTCGCGAAGACCACCATATAGTCAGCAATGTCTGCATTACTAATGAAGATCTTCCTACCATTAATAACCCACCTGTCGCCCTTCTTAACAGCCCTGGTCTGTATACCTGCAGCATCACTTCCACAGCATGGCTCTGTCATGGCATGAGCACCAAAAGCTTCACCCCTGGCTATCGGCGGTATGTACTTCCTCCTCAACTCCTCACTTCCAAATAGTAATATGGGTATTGAAAATAATTCATTGGTGCCACGTATAACAGCTAAGGGCGGTGCTACCCTACTTAACTCCTCCATTACGATAACTGCAGATATCGTATCACCACCTTGACCGCCATAATTCTCCTCAATGCCAATTCCCCACAACCCCTGCTCCCCAAGTTTCCTTAGTACTTCCCTGGGGACCTCATCCTTATCATCAAACTCAAGCGCATGCGGCGCCACCTCCCTCTCAAGAAACTCCCTAACACTTTTTCTCAGCATTTCATGCTCCTGCTTAAACATTAATTGGTAGTCCTGTAAACTATCCAATGGAAAAACCATCGTACCAAACTATCCTTGGGTCTTTATAAATTATCCCAAAATATAAACTTAATAACTTCAGGTGAAGAATGATGCCTGATGCCCAATGGAACTGAGGCTTAGTAGGGATGATATAATTAATAATTATAAGGATGAGATGACGGATGCTGAGATCTACGCCGCGCTTGCAAGAATTGAGAAAGACAAGGAATTAAAGAATGAATTATTAAGGCTCTCTCAATATGAAATAGAACATGCAGAGTTCTGGAAACAAGTGGCCAATGAGGCAGGCATTGACGTTAGTGGCATTAAACATTCAAGATTCGCAGTACTATTCTCAACATTTATCAGGAGAGTACTTGGGCTAGGTTTTCTTGTTAAGTTAAGGGAGAGTTCAGAGGTAGATGCAATCAGGAAGTATGGAAACCTCATTAGGAATAAAGCACTTGGGCCGTACACTGATAGGCTTAGGGAGATACTTCTCGACGAGGTATCGCACGAGGAGGTCTTTAAGGAGGAGGCATCGAGGTTTGAGGCATTTATTGATAATATTAGGGACGCCATGTATGGAATGAGCGACGGACTAGTGGAAGTATTAGCTGCAGTGGCTGGCCTGGCGCCCGTCGTTGCCAACCCCATGCTTATAACACTAGCCGGCCTAATAGTTGGTACGGCAGGCACATTATCAATGGCCGTGGGCGCCTACATGTCAACAAAGGCCCAGAGGGACATTAGGGAAACCATGCTCTCAAAGATAGACATAGAACTCGAGAACCTTGACATAGAGGATAGAACCAGGAGGGTTAAGGATGCCCTAAATAAAATGGGCATTGGCGAAAAAACAGCCAGTGAAATAGCCCCTAGCTTATCAACAGACGTGGACATAAGCAAAAGAATAACGGAAGTAAGCGAAGTGGGTCTATCCAAGGAGGCGCTCGAGAACCCTGGAAAATCAGCCCTGTACACAGGCATATTCTACCTAATAGGCGCACTACTCGTCATTGTACCATTCCCATTACTCGGCCATGTAATTGGAAACGTGGGATCACTATACATATCGATAGTGCTCGTGGCCCTGGCACAAGCCATAAGTGGCCTGTTAACGGCAATATCAGGTAGTGGCCGCATAGTCCATACAATGGCCATGAACATAGCACTATCCCTAGGCGCAGCCGCAGCCACATACACAATAGGTACAGTGGCCCATCAACTACTGCATATTGCCATAACCTAACCTGGCGTACACGAGCCCCTAAAGACCCTACCTAACTCATCCCTAAAGCACCAAATGCCATTACCAGCATCGATAATGACCACTCTCAACTCCGTCAGAGCCTTATCACTAAGGATTACGTAATCCACGGATTCGGAAACCACTGGCGTTAACCCAATTATTGGCGTGTCCCTATCATTGACTAACACCTTAACATCAATATTTTCCTTAAGACGATATATTGGAGCAATACCCGACGCAGTACGTACCGCGTAAACCTCAACATTACCACCCGAGAGACCCAACCCAAGTCTTTGGGCAACATTCACGGGCATTAATATGTCCGGACCCAGGCCTCAAACCCCCGTATTGGCTAGGGCGCAGGTAACTAATTCATTGCTTCCCTTCCTTAACATTATCCTTAACCAAGTGGTCATTCCTTCTCAATCCCCTGACATACTCATCATATGTCCCTAAATAAGCAATATACCTAATATAACCAACGAAGCCCCTGACCTCAAGCTTGGCAACCCCCTCTTATCACTATTCGACATCGAAATATTACCTATTCAGGGCTTAAAAACCGGTTGTTCTTAGATCAAGGATCAAGATTTAAACACCCCTATAATATACAGGGGTGCTTATTTCATGCTATTCGACCTTGAGCCAAAATCGAAGAGAGAAGACCTATTCGGTAGAGATAACGAGGTAAATGCCATCGTAAACTTCATAAGGAGTAAGTCAAGGTTCCTTGCAATATACGGAATTAGGCGTGTAGGTAAGACATCGGTGCTAAGGGTCGCCCTAAATGAGGCAAGCATACCCTATTGCTACATTGATGCAAGAATGCTTGAGAATGACTTCACAAAAAGAAGACTTTACCAACTAATATCAAACTACCTGACCGAATTATCCATCAAATGGCGCCTTGAGAAGCCATTAGGAATATCGCAAGGGCAGTTCGGGGCATAAACATACTCGGTAACGGCATTGAACTTAATGTCGAGATTGATTGGAGGAACGCCCATTTGACGGACTTACTAAACGCACTATCCAAGAACCTAAGCCAAATAGTGATCGCAATTGACGAAGCCCAAATACTCAGGATGATGAGGGGATTCGGCAAGATCGATTTCACACAGGTACTCGCCTATACATACGATAACCTAAATAATGTTAAGGTCGTACTAACGGGCTCCGAGGTCGGCCTACTACATGACTTCCTCGGCCTTGACAACCCCAAATCATCACTCTACGGTAGGTTCGTCGAGGAGCTAACAATAAAACCATTCAGTAGGGACGTATCAATTCAATTCCTAATAACCGGCTTTAGACAATACGGAGTTGAAGTAACAATAAATGAAGTACTTGACGTAGTCGATGGGCTCGATGGTATCGTAGGGTGGCTAACATACTACGGTAATGCCAGGGTACGCGGAATAAGTAATATCAATGAAATTTATGAGAGGGCTATGAAACTCATAGACGGCGAATTGAAGCCACTATTAAATAAGTCAATTTATTATGGGTTGGTGCTAGAGGCGATAGCCAGGGGTAGAAAGCACTTTAATGAGATTAGAGAGTACATAACACTAAGACTCAATAAGTACGTGGCGCCAGGCGAGGTCGAGAGGGCCTTAAGCAATCTTATGAAGATGAGCATAGTAAGTAGGGTAACCCATGGTGAGTACGAAATAATGGACCCAATAATAAGAATGAAATTCAGTCAGGTTTGATGATAAGTCGACTTAAAACGGCGCTAACTAAGTATTGAAGGGCGTCCTATAGTTTTGCTTCCTCGCCTCATACTCCTCAAGATCCTTCTTAACCCTCTCATACGTGAACCTACTAATCCTACCCTCCCTATACGCCTCCTCAATCACGCGCCTACTCTTCTCCTCAAGCCTATCAATGATCGGTATCCTAACACCCCTCTCCCTAGCAACTATCAAGGACTTCGGATAACCAGCATGGACATGCCTAACAACACCAGAACCTGGATCAACCGTGAAGACCCTGAGGGCCTTCTCCTCAGCAAGCTCAGTACCATCAACAACCATACCAAAACCAGCATGAATAGCGTAACCGATCCCCGTGCCGCCGCCATGGTGGAAGCAAGTCCAAGTTGCGCCAGCAGCGGTGTTTAGCGCGTAATTCAGTATTGGCCAGTCTCCTATTGCGTCTGAGCCGTCGAGCATGCCCTCAGTCTCCCTGAAGGGTGAAGCGACGGAACCACTGTCTAGGTGGTCCCTACCAAACCATATTGGCCCACTTAGCTCGCCCTTCCTAACCATCTCACTAACGATCTTGCCAAACAGTGCCCTCTCACCATAGCCTAGGTAAACTACCCTGGCTGGTAGTCCCTGGAATTTTACATACTGGTGGGCGTTCTTGATCCACCTGACTAGTCTTGGGTTCTTCTTCTCGAAGAGCGTTATCAATACATCATCTAGTTTATATATGTCGTTTGGATCACCCACTAGGCTTGTCCACCTGAATGGTCCACGGCCTTCCTCAAATAATGGCCTCATGTACTCCATTTGCCCTGGTATCTTGAATGCGTCCTCAACACCTGCATCATATGCCTGCTTCCTGAGGTTGTTGCCGTACTCGAAGGTCACGGCACCCCTAGCCTGTAACTGGAGCATTAGTTGTACGTGTTTCTTCATAGTCTCCCTAGCCAGCAGCATGTATTTATCTGGGTCGCTTCCCCTTAATTGCTCGGCTTGTTCAATGGTGAATCCTTGGGGTACATAGGAGAGAGAGTCGTGAGCTGGTGTTTGGTCTGTGAGTATGTCTGGTACTATGTTTTCCTTGATTAACTTCTCAAGTAGGTCTACAGCGTTCGCGAGTATTCCAATACTCGTCGCTTGCCTTCTTTCCTTGGCGTCAAGGGCCATGTCTATGGCTTTGTCCAGGTTGTCGGTCCACGTGTCCAGGTAACCGGTATCTATCATTCTCTGTATCATTCTTTTGTCGACATCGGCTATCAATGCTATGCCGCCCAGCATCTTGATGGCCAGTGGCTGCGCTCCGCCCATGTTACCAAGGCCGGCGCTAACCACCAGCCTACCCTCGAGCGAGCCGCTGAAATGCCTATCTGCGGCTGCCCCGATTGTTTCGTAGGTTCCCTGGAGAATACCCTGGGTACCGATGTATGCCCAGCAACCGGCGGTCATCTGGTGGAAGCTTATCAATCCCTTGGCCTCGAGTTCCCGGAATATCTTCCAATCAGCCCACTTGGGAACGAGCATTGCATTGCTCATTAAGACCCTTGGAGTGTATTTACTAAGTTTCCAAATAGCCACAGGCTGACCACTCTGTATTACTAGTGTGTCCTCACTGTCCATGGTGAGCAGGGAATCCACTATGGCCTCGAAGTCCTCCCATGAACGGGCAGCTTTACCAGTGCCACCATAGACAATTAGGTTCTTTGGGTCCTTAGCAACCGCAGGGTCAAGCACGTGAAAGAGCATCCGTAGTGGACCTTCGAGTTGCCAATCACGACTATGCACGTGAATCTCCGTACCAGTGATGATGTGGACGGCCCTAGTCTCAGGGTCGTAATAACCAGCCGAGATCAATTCTTCGATGGGCCTGCCCCTGTATTTTTGAGGGACTGACATGGTGATCAAAGTATGATTTATTTATTGTTGTATTTTTATTTTTCCATATTGATTATAATATGGGACTGATTTAATCAAGTTTTTATACCTGGTTGTTAAGTTAATTTATTATTGAATGGGATTAGTAGGTTGTATGGGATTGATGGGAACGTGGAAGTTAAGGGTAGGGTTTGTAGGCTTTACCCTGTTTATAAGTATCCGTGGGTGATTGAGCTTGGCGGTGAGGATTCGGGTAAGGTTGAGGGCGAGGGAGGGAGGTCACGATAGCCTTGGTTAATAGTGGTTTTGAAAGTAGTACGCCGAGATATTATTACTAATGAATTTGGCCAGGCACCTTGGGTTGTGGGATGAGGTCCTGGTTGAGGGCGGGGGTTCCAGTTGTTCGGTACCGTGGCCGACCCAACTAAGCTGTATATATTACCTTCATCGATTTACGCGTCAATACTTGAGGATGATTATGAAACAACGCCCGTGTTTTCTGACGCGGTCATTTCCAAGGTTGAGCATGAGGTTTTGATCAGTGATTATCTTGCTGGTTCCCTGGGCATTATCGTTGAGTATTTTAGGAATGGCGTTTGGAGAATTAGTGGTGATCCTAACGGTAAGGCTAGAGGAATTATAGACCGCAGTATTGGTAGTGCGTAAACACCGTATAGCCTATAACACGTGATACATTGACTAGGTGGTGTTAAATCAATGCTGTAATCCGCGGTAAGTCCCTGGATCCTTCTCCTTATGAATTTAGACCTAAATTCCCTATAGTCCTTATTATTCCATATACTCGTAACACTCTCGTTATTTATATTCCCGAAAATCACCTTCTTCATTCTGAAGCACCTTTTCATGAAGCATCGCAGTATGTAGTTACCCTTAATCGGCAAGTTCAGGAAGACACATGGCGAGACATCGCCATTGACATTTATGAAAATAGATTCAGTAGGTCTTTCCGGGCATTCGATGAGTTCCCAACAACTCAATGAATAGGCAAATACCTTGATGCCTAACTCCCTAGCCCTTTCTAGCGTGATGTTGATTACGCGTTTAAAGGCCCATGGCTCTTGCTCAAAGGGGTCTGTAAAGATCCTCCACGTGAACATATCCTTATTTAATATATACAATGAGTTATTAATAACCACCTCGTCAATGCCTAGTTTATGGCATTAGTTCAATGAAGTCGGGTAGTTCATGAATATTCATTGATAGTGCAATGTAACTCGCAATCACCTTAGTGCTACCCCTTAACCTCTCCTTAACCTTAATGAGCCCTCTTACATTTTTAACTAGAGTATTAAAGTCACAACCAATCCTTATGGCATTGTGCGTTGATGGATTAGTTCCCGCGAAGGTTATAGCTATGACGTTAATTCCCATCGAAATTAATTTATCCGAATAACGCTCATTTAGTAATAATCCATTCGTTGTAAGTCCAAAGTATGTTTTACCCCGAACCTCATTAGTCATATCCATAAGGTTTGGATGTAGAAGTGGCTCACCCCATCCCTGTAAATGCACATAGTTTATTGATTCCATGCTTAATAACTCCCTTATTACTTTACGGTATAGCCCTAGGTCCATGAGCCTGGAAATCCACTCACTCCTTAGTACTGTCCTCGGGCAATAAATACATGATGCATTGCATGATGTTGATACCTCAATTTGTGCTATTCGTGGGGTAGAATTGAAATTATCATTGGTTTTAATTTTAAGGTTTGTTATTATTCATCACCTCATTTAGGGTGGTGGTAGGCCCGCAAAGAAGACTATTGATAACGCTAATCCTAT is a genomic window of Vulcanisaeta souniana JCM 11219 containing:
- a CDS encoding ATP-dependent DNA helicase is translated as MSGIESLIRRYFPYDTFRKYQWEIAKTIYDALSSGRVALIEAPTGVGKTASALAASLAYSEESGTRALFLVRTKNEAQAPIRELRRLRDRGVDVGYAVIRNRPDMCCMVSTRRLPYEEFLEECRLLRSSDECPYYTGMRRINIDNVMTYVVDKAGNINEYVSSLCSSGVCPYEVSKDYLERARVGIMTYYYVFSISKPETVNIDIKNSVLIIDEAHNLPDAISSLNTVNLALTSITSSMAEVKRFIDDEELRNRTLRILRSLQSYMVKLGKVLEEENMVSLELGDVLQFFEDFQAISEAYYEIIKKKRSVGVPIPYTPLSRILDFHKAILNKVSGFGMFLTRDEQGFSLVYKCIDPSIIGSPVLNNANGVILMSGTLPPRDYVVGMLGINRSVLEHRIGFRNYIRPENYGVFVYDGVTTRYAERDEEEYAKIANVLSRIYQAFTLDKAILSIFPSYVVLKAVRKYLSPGVKYIMELGNTSIDDLIRELRNDRRRLIMAVAGGKLVEGVEYRLGTENLLGLIIIVGIPYPEPNDYLDSVMEILAARLNDRSLAWELTYQWPAIVRIKQAVGRAFRSENDRALVILMDRRFRENRLAKIFEDYFGKYVIVDDEELINKIMHSTPQ
- a CDS encoding elongator complex protein 3, whose translation is MKSINTALNRLKPTRTISGVVPVAIMVGPVACPFNCTYCPGGKKTNTPKSYLPDSPVVLRATPLNYDPYKQVIARIRQYEALHHPVSKVELIIMGGTVTSLPEDYLEWFIGNALRAINDYPFMGTGSTDNPSIEMEHRRNERARVRVVALELETRPDFAKPRHIDLMLRLGFTRVEIGVQSIYDDVLRAVRRGHGVKETIEATQYLKDAAYKVCYHIMPGLPGSTPDRDLEMIKTVFNDPSFMPDCVKVYPTFVVKDTELYEEWLKGLYRSYDEETWHWLLANIMASIPRWVRVMRFGRDIPLHWVVDGPKIGNMREVVLRDMEKLGLSCMEIRCREVGHKYVKRGLVPTPRRLMINRVDYDASGGHEVFLEVIDEDDTLYGILRLRIPSNNAHRSEIKIGRAALIRELHVYGPELPVGSKATDLFWWQHRGIGRALMASAEHIALDEFNAYRMFVISGVGVREYYRMLGYRKYSGSFYMFKDLRKSILNDVDLNSEVIQGGEELITG
- a CDS encoding carbon-nitrogen hydrolase family protein; its protein translation is MSELRVTIAQIRRFGNYRDGVTWLNSNARELSTDLIILPENWVGIKVLSEDEFNDYIGLLKDLARGINALIIGGAAYVNTDGKNTSICPMVNGRGLINYSEKIYPSKATGERMEISAGRRLGIVELGNWRIGCIICVDAVYPELVRRIAMHGADLITNPSSISADRAQLWRSLGLIRAFENSTYFASAMGTGYRYPDGRDVLGGGFVASPNGELTLSIELGAEGLFTTVLNRYELEYARARRGYINDLRDSSLINSIVLEIVRA
- a CDS encoding acyl-CoA dehydrogenase family protein, producing the protein MVFPLDSLQDYQLMFKQEHEMLRKSVREFLEREVAPHALEFDDKDEVPREVLRKLGEQGLWGIGIEENYGGQGGDTISAVIVMEELSRVAPPLAVIRGTNELFSIPILLFGSEELRRKYIPPIARGEAFGAHAMTEPCCGSDAAGIQTRAVKKGDRWVINGRKIFISNADIADYMVVFARTSEPQPNRRWFGITAFVVEKGAQGLKIGTKFEKRGLRGSHAMEVIFDDVEVPDENRVGEVGMGFIIAMETYDRTRVSVAAQGLGMAQAAFERAFQYSFQRTAFGQYLASFEAIQFTLTEMMAELMTARYLVYLAAYLADQGKEEFKYVASLAKFYTTEVAEKIVSKAIDIHGGVGVIHETGIERFLRDVKITEIYEGANNIQRVVAFRQLLRTLTKKGVISQDIAKSIT
- a CDS encoding VIT1/CCC1 transporter family protein, whose translation is MELRLSRDDIINNYKDEMTDAEIYAALARIEKDKELKNELLRLSQYEIEHAEFWKQVANEAGIDVSGIKHSRFAVLFSTFIRRVLGLGFLVKLRESSEVDAIRKYGNLIRNKALGPYTDRLREILLDEVSHEEVFKEEASRFEAFIDNIRDAMYGMSDGLVEVLAAVAGLAPVVANPMLITLAGLIVGTAGTLSMAVGAYMSTKAQRDIRETMLSKIDIELENLDIEDRTRRVKDALNKMGIGEKTASEIAPSLSTDVDISKRITEVSEVGLSKEALENPGKSALYTGIFYLIGALLVIVPFPLLGHVIGNVGSLYISIVLVALAQAISGLLTAISGSGRIVHTMAMNIALSLGAAAATYTIGTVAHQLLHIAIT
- a CDS encoding ATP-binding protein — encoded protein: MLFDLEPKSKREDLFGRDNEVNAIVNFIRSKSRFLAIYGIRRVGKTSVLRVALNEASIPYCYIDARMLENDFTKRRLYQLISNYLTELSIKWRLEKPLGISQGQFGA
- a CDS encoding AAA family ATPase gives rise to the protein MTDLLNALSKNLSQIVIAIDEAQILRMMRGFGKIDFTQVLAYTYDNLNNVKVVLTGSEVGLLHDFLGLDNPKSSLYGRFVEELTIKPFSRDVSIQFLITGFRQYGVEVTINEVLDVVDGLDGIVGWLTYYGNARVRGISNINEIYERAMKLIDGELKPLLNKSIYYGLVLEAIARGRKHFNEIREYITLRLNKYVAPGEVERALSNLMKMSIVSRVTHGEYEIMDPIIRMKFSQV
- a CDS encoding urocanate hydratase gives rise to the protein MSVPQKYRGRPIEELISAGYYDPETRAVHIITGTEIHVHSRDWQLEGPLRMLFHVLDPAVAKDPKNLIVYGGTGKAARSWEDFEAIVDSLLTMDSEDTLVIQSGQPVAIWKLSKYTPRVLMSNAMLVPKWADWKIFRELEAKGLISFHQMTAGCWAYIGTQGILQGTYETIGAAADRHFSGSLEGRLVVSAGLGNMGGAQPLAIKMLGGIALIADVDKRMIQRMIDTGYLDTWTDNLDKAIDMALDAKERRQATSIGILANAVDLLEKLIKENIVPDILTDQTPAHDSLSYVPQGFTIEQAEQLRGSDPDKYMLLARETMKKHVQLMLQLQARGAVTFEYGNNLRKQAYDAGVEDAFKIPGQMEYMRPLFEEGRGPFRWTSLVGDPNDIYKLDDVLITLFEKKNPRLVRWIKNAHQYVKFQGLPARVVYLGYGERALFGKIVSEMVRKGELSGPIWFGRDHLDSGSVASPFRETEGMLDGSDAIGDWPILNYALNTAAGATWTCFHHGGGTGIGYAIHAGFGMVVDGTELAEEKALRVFTVDPGSGVVRHVHAGYPKSLIVARERGVRIPIIDRLEEKSRRVIEEAYREGRISRFTYERVKKDLEEYEARKQNYRTPFNT
- a CDS encoding SPASM domain-containing protein, with protein sequence MFTWRIFTDPFEQEPWAFKRVINITLERARELGIKVFAYSLSCWELIECPERPTESIFINVNGDVSPCVFLNLPIKGNYILRCFMKRCFRMKKVIFGNINNESVTSIWNNKDYREFRSKFIRRRIQGLTADYSIDLTPPSQCITCYRLYGVYALPILRSIIPLALPLGSPLILQTPFLKYSTIMPREPAR
- a CDS encoding radical SAM protein, whose amino-acid sequence is MITNLKIKTNDNFNSTPRIAQIEVSTSCNASCIYCPRTVLRSEWISRLMDLGLYRKVIRELLSMESINYVHLQGWGEPLLHPNLMDMTNEVRGKTYFGLTTNGLLLNERYSDKLISMGINVIAITFAGTNPSTHNAIRIGCDFNTLVKNVRGLIKVKERLRGSTKVIASYIALSMNIHELPDFIELMP